ccttaaggtgaatatatgatgaggatttgaatacggttgttttaatttcctagtaaagggcaaggcctggccaaattaagataaggactcggatttcatcactgtttccttcttgcccatcttaggaaaacgaaaccaaacgcgaacctaatcttaaaattttgactagaacgagaccgatagggtaacgagattaataggaaagtcattcgagaaatattggttactttttTTAAGATtacttcgaagttcaggatggtttctgtgagttgaatgcgtgactgcgccgccttgtaatgcagtgaggccttgggtatcaaagctccacgcagcttccctcgcctctattcaacttactttgactcggattgattccagaggggtttgctcaaattgtaacgaattccctttcgaaggattagaagctggtctagaaacaatctaagtggagccatcatgctttttgtttgctagataaaataggcttgttgtggtcgagtcagccttttttgtgtttgtttagaattcccttgcagttaggatgtcgaactggtatgatagaagccaatacaatgattatcgacctgaatttgattatgaacatcatcatttttatgaccatagtgtgaatagtgattgggaacgcgaaacctttgaaggttatggtccataccattttgagcccaattactatccacatacccacaggtcatacgaacaaaacaatccttctatttctctaaaagagtctctcaagagtttcaatgagtcagcacgaaagttatttatgaaagatacttatagtattcttctcccagaagagcccgtagagcggtcaactaagttatctctagaagagaccctcaagcaatttactgagaatacaaataggattgtggaaaaacttgctcaggatagtcttaatttccagtgtagttttcccaataccaccctcgaaaataaggatagtttttattcacataatcaagatgacgaggttagaattggtaacactacttgttttgataaggttcgatcattttcatgttattatagtgatgattatgatgaggatagtattgatgaagaacatgaaatatgtaggcatagtgatcaggaatttgttactccgattgagctttataatgatagtgttgtttctagtacaaatccaaataattttaataattattcacctattcaaaaggatgtggatttgactagagataccaccgttttagacgatgtagttcatgatcctttagcctgcagtatgttggataatccattatttgatgtgcctatcaatgaatcggaggaggtaactatgattaaaaccttagttgatgagcctttatatgaaactttctctgataattctttatatgattgtgatgatggtttagaggaaagagtttaccctgagaatactgttttggaatctagcgatttagaaacactagtcttagaagatgataaactcgtagaaatgagtgaggatgaacccaacttagaagaatctattgaccatttccaggaatcttatgacctagaaattagggaagttgtgactagtctttctagagacacaaaaaactctaagtttaggggtgattatcattctccgtgtgctttaactcttagaaagtaccctcctgtaggacttgacatttgtgcctcaaccatcttacaagattatcttcatacacgttttcctgaacctaatgatgtccataaagaagctcagttgttagaaacccatactctggttgatgtggttaacccaggctatgataccaagattgactttgttttcccaccaaaaacttttcaaccaattgtggaacatatgattttcagatgtgtcggttattaagttttgagactaaacctaattactttaggatattagggtcgacacattttcttaaggaagaccatctctttcattgtggtcagttgtgtgggtcaaatctgattgacttagaggatccccagttattcaggcttttgttatgcgcttctaagttcttacttgagtacttccagactcttcagcctgatctttagaatgcctttgaggaaatccattccaggaaaacttcttatttagacccttttatagagcctgaacctgaactacaactagatgtagttgtcttaagcaagggtatgttcgatattttcttggtctgttgcactttcctcttcttgtgggtaacactttttgatccagatgacccacaattattccggctacttctatatgattctgtgaggtgactaattcttccaatgtctggctgaagactttaaacttagcacttcttgggaggtaacccaatattcttgcgacacggtaatatgtttccttatctcttttgcttcaagtggtaacagtttctccttgttcatgcttttaattttatctttagaacaacaaggacaatgttagatttaagtttgggaagggaagaactttttagttgcacttttgaaacttctagcgtcacatggtatccggttagctaagtttacatattgtttatcaccgaaaagatagaaattagaatgctagggataacaaccttttgagacattagagaaaaagacattgagatccttgaaattcaggagagaacttgttccttttagagggtaaccgtgatggacctaaccatacatgatggaaaggcaagtaggtcaggaaatgccagaaagacaaagcaacctcacaatgtagtcttagttactggattgcgactctttctcagtagaaacttatcatcatcaacaagcggagcgacatcaaaatctatgaagaaagttgaagacgctTTAGGTTTagagcaacaatagaaaagaataattcaaaaatcaaagttgaagttataagagcaaatggtataagttgttagaatccatgataccaagacatcacaagttgcgaagatccaagttttgaaagtccttctctcatggccatgtaaattgttgtcttgtaatttttgtttccaaaaaaaaaaaatgaaaaaaaatgaaaaaaaatgaaaaaaatgaaaaatgaaaaaaatgaaaaaaatcatcgttacgttttgttcaataaggccaaagggaagtagaaatttataagtcaaggaagaaatcgaagagaagagttaattgtcaaggttctatgaggttcgataatttatcatcaacagttgaagaccgaagaagacgttgtttctactgagcactatgagagagtcgaagaaagatatatttggttgctttgttagtcctctttcaatctggcacaagatctttctagcactggtttaactcatcacacgtaattagtccagctgtgtagaagatgtccctctcatctttatctctctcctaatattatccagttgtaaagcagcggacgcatcttacaatgtttatctagctgtgtagcggatatctctttatctagcagtgttgcggatgtgtctccccttttcttcagtcagctttagagctgacacctttgatttctatggcattctagttacttggagataggttgagaatatgtatgtcctcatagctctttggatacttgtgccaattagaagtaatggttttgtgggtacacctctggtaaaccctcccgagattaactcggttttattttttattagttttgctcgaggactagcaaacaataagtttgggggtatttgatagacacatttttgtgtctaatttttcctcaatgttttgtattgttagtactcgatttcgtacttattatggtgttttatgtttttgtagatgtttttggaaaaataagctcttgcggcgaaattggctcgaaaagtggtgttttacacccccgaaatgtgttaaaggcatcccagaaatgcgctgaaggaatcccagaaaaattactatttatgcccaaaaatactatttgcaccccagggcaagtgctaaagggacaccggtacaggattaaggggaggacatcttcttcccaaaattcaaaaatgaaaaaaggcgggaaaaatggcagcaacaatgatagagttttcgatcggattttggaggagtttttgtgtgattcaatcgctgaaacttcatgggtagttgtgatatgtcctaacaaagctagtatgggtgtttgtttcgatcaaatttgtctggataacttggtttaatccaaacagggagttggaggaaaaacatgagcttacacgagttgtggtgaatctaaacgtgtactgcacgtgtttggaagccttaatcaacactttggaacgtgaagaagatttataaggaatttaatccagatgcagatgcgtaaaaatcaaaatcattgataaaaaaagaaagaaaatatctcgagtaaaagaagattatttgggattaatggagaagattcaacgcgtgttttttctttaaatagattccaTGGGAGTCCTAGATAGGGGGTCAAGATTTTGGGGGGGCTTTAGAAGGGCTGAGGAGTGAGAAATCAAGACAAAcaacaagcttcctgctgctgttttctgctgctgctggtgctgaagaaCGCGAAAAACAGACTCCaagagacagtcgtttttcaacagtgtcagcgacacagAGGCGAGGGTCGCAACACAGTGTTTACAACACTTTCTGTCTGtcgttttctgtaacagctggtttgtaacacttataactgttacgaacccggttttattgtatttctcatattctcatcatttgtaaaccatttttgagcatcaatgaaattctttgagaggttttccaacatgatgagcggctaattctctcacaaccaaggcaatgaggaagctatttacgcatgaataattggtaattatttattctctctaatttataatttataattcactcaatcactgcttttgcagggtttttaattgtttgcatcttcattagttgtgattcaattagttaggttattctttgtttagataatctatgcttaggggatacaattaatttttgagaattttccagattatttgtgaattaagaaataagagtcttaaataataattagagttttgaaatatgtatcattcaattttgagtcatagtggaatctagtgtcttggttacctctcgcccactttgttaatatttttgtatataattttattaaatctgtaaatttaatcttcacaagtccgagagtttgaacctcattactacaacatcattcaaaaatattatcaaTTTGCGGTTTTctggttaaaaaaatcttgttgtgtatttttactttattttccgcattataattattgtttaattATCTTAAAGTAATTGcattgtacgttaatcaaacatttttcttgatCCCATAATTGGTTCGTTCCGAATACTATATACCAAGTGAACATCTTGTCGTTAATATCTTCTTGGAAGTCTCTGCCTATATTAGATCATGCAAGGTGTGTGTCATATAGGTTGACATCGAAAaaattatggtgtacttggtactctGGTCATATCATTAGCCAAATGACCGAAACCTTTACAGTTGAAGCATCGTGGATGATACTCATCATCTTCCTCTTGTTCTTGGCTAGAACGTGATCATGAGGTCGtacaagatgatgatgattatccTTTACAAATCTCTTATTCCTGTTTcttaagagatctcgaaattgtctagtaatcaatgacaTGGTTGAATCAATATCATCATTTGCAATCACTATTTGGATCATCTACCAATCAAACCTTTTCTTATTTAGCTGGAACCTTAGGGTTTTTTCCATTTAGAAAGAAACATCTTTTGGTTAGTTAGATTGGGACTCCTGATCAAAGATCTATAGCTTTCCGACAAGACAGCTTCGAGAAAGTGCCAGAACATAGTCTGCTTCTATAATTGCGTGTTTCATGGACTCGTATTTAGATGATAACGGTATGAGAATCTTACACACTATATATTTTTAAGAAATAGTCTTTCGTAGAgagaaagatgcattaacaatcccAGAGGGTTTGGCGTGAAACTCCTCAAAAGTATCGTTATCATCAatacgaaggtttttccaatcaGAAGTGGGAGTTTAAAGcctaattttattttttggtGTGTTATTTTTGAATACCGTATCAAGAATCCGTTGATGTTTGAAATGTAAagaatgatgctgaagatctcgGCTTATTGTATGTATTAAAGCGTTCAAACCATTTGAATTCGGCTTATCAAGAGTCTTCTTTTTAATAGTGTATGAAGCTAAGATTTTAAGCTCAATTTCCGAATTTGTACTTTTGGTCGTACATATAAGTCGACAACTAATACCCAAGTATTAAAGTCACGAAATTAAATAAAACACTAGCATAGTTCCAACATAGGTAGTTGATACTATTACCTATGTTGGAACTATCAAATCTTGGTTGTACGTTAACTAAACTCTATTCGTGTGAACCCGAATTcattgtcttataggttggatcgtatCAAACACATATTATTAGATCTTATCGTGTTTgcttactctgataccaattcaaatgatgaggtacaccacaatcttttggaTATCAACCTACTCAAGACACACCTTGTGTGATAATACAAACACGAACTATCAAGAAGATTACTTAGACAAGATGTAAACTTGGTAGTAATGTACGTTTGAAACTGAACTAAACCatgggatcaaaccaagtgtttgattaacATACAATGCTATTGATTTGATTATCGTATTCTGTGTAATAAAGAAAAGTTCTCTTTTTGTTTGGTGACAAAAAGACAAAATAACTTGATGTTACCTTGATATTACTAATATGACCTTCAATATTAACTACCATTATACATATGTATTCAAGGGTAAAAACATACATAAATCAACATTCACATATTCACATGTAATGCCATTATTTTAAAGTAGAATAAAAAGTTAAAAACTTGATATCTTTTAAAATACACATCCGATATTTGTAAAAttaatatatttggaaagctctttgaaTTAAATATTCAGTACAAATAAGAACGCcgaatttttatttataaaaaaattcaTTGTTATCAATTTGGTGTtgttgaaaaaaatcaaatttaggCATGTGTATCGCACATGTGTTTTCACTAGTAactataacaataattataatgcagaaagtaTAGTAAaggcacacaacaagattttgttaacgacaaAAACTGCAAGGCAGAAAAACCCCATGactgaatactctcataattaagccgttatacaatgACTACTACATATTTGTATAATTGAGACCACGTAGACTAAATACAAGTTACTCAGTTCCTCCAGTATCCCTgcacctacaaccaatctggtcaATGCACGTGGGTATCAAGATAGAGGCCACTGCTTAAGTCGCTTCTCATGCTGTGAAGACTTCATCAACTCAACTCCTTTGTATCGTAATATGAAACAATAATGACTAATTTACTTCTAAGGTTGCACATTGGCATGTATAGTCCGAGTTTCTTAAGAAACCGGTACATTGTCATGTACCTTCTCTTCTACCTTACTACTTAGCTAGCCCGTATGTAACTCTTGTCTGACTTAATCTACTTATGACGAGTCGAGTTATTATTTGAGCATTGTTGTCTGTTAGGGTTAGAGCACGTGGCATGCTCGGATTAGTTAGTCTTTAGGTTTTCCTTCCAATCACAAGTCTATTTAAGATTTAAGGAAACCCTGTAATAAGCTAAGAATGAATTAATGAAGTCTTAAGGCTGCTCCGGCAGAAGTTACTATTATCCGATTAATTTTCGTCCAAATTCCATTCATTCCGTTgacctctctctctctcaatcGTACTAAAAACAGTACAACTGGCATCAGAGTCGTTCCGTCCTAGCATCATGGTGGCTCAAACTTGAAAGGAGCTACAAGAAACCTACAACAGACAACAAAATAGATCGATACCTTACATCCGAAGGTAAACAGTCTAGATCGGAAACTCAGTACTATGTCTACCAAAGATGACCTACAGTCGCTGAAGATAGAGATGAGTACTAATACGCAAACACTCAGGGCAGATATTGAAAAGAGTTTTCAATCTCagctggattttttttttctaatcgagATCTCAACAAAAATCAACATAAATCTTCAGGTTCAAATACTGGGGGATTTCATTCTAATTTTCACTCTGGTGGACGAGATTCTAATCAATTTCATTGAATGCCTAAGCTCGACTTTCCTAGATTTGACGGCGACAACCCCAAAAAACTGGATCCAGAAATGTGAATACTACTTTCAAATGCACAATATACAGGAGATACACAAGACAAGGATGTCAACCATACATCTAGACGGTAAAGCCAATAAGTGGTATGATAAATTTTGTCTTAATAAAACTGATATTCCTTGGCCATATTTCTGTGATAATGTGTGTGCACGGTTTGAAAACCTTGCTCAAGATAACATAGTTGGCTTGTTCAATAAATTGGCCCAACTAACCACTGTGGATGCTTACTTTGAAGAATTTGAGTATTACAAGGCATTATTACTGAGTGTTCACCAAGGTTTTCCTGAGTCTTACTTCATTGCTAGCTTTATTGTAGGTTAGAAGGAAGAACTTAGAAGTTCAGTTTTAATGCTTGATCctagatttttgttagagggagagcaaaaagcGATCCGAGGAAAGCAAAAATCGTAGTTGACTCGCTAATCAGAACCTAatcgatatatttttcaaactcggTCCAGACTGTCCCTACTTGATACACCCACTAATTACACAAATTTCACACCCATTATCGTCGGTGTTTCTTTTTCTGGTCGATGAATCGTTGTTGGTTCTCTAACTAAAGTTGGAACATCACCCTCGACGACCAAAATCACGTCCCACGACCAGAAAAATAAAATCTTTTTGATGTTGCTAATGAATCGCCAATTGTCCAACTGTAGACCTAATTAAAGGCTAAGTATGATTCTGTTTTTGATGTTACTTCCATGGATGGTTTGAGACAAGATAAATGGTATTAAAAATGAGACTTATAATATGAATTGGTACCAAgagcttttttcttcttcatttggtgTTGGGATGAATGATTAGAAAAACCTATCCACTTCTCCTcaactctgttattcttttctcactttttcttctTTACTATCAAATCATTAATGAGAGATTTTCTTATTTTAATCACTAACGTAAGCATGTTAACAGATTCTGATTAGTTTGTTTTGTCTCATCCCATAATTATCTGTTAAAATATGTTAAAAGAggaaccttttttatttttttgggtcaATTGTTAAAGTGGAATTGATTGTGCGAAATTGGGGATTCGATTTATATTTACAGTCTTGAATAGGGTTTCTGTAATTAATGGAGTTGCGGTGAAAGGAGTTTTTCTTGGGGAACCGAGTAGGGATAGTCTAGTCCAAGTTGGAAAAATATATCGATTAGGTCCTAGTTATCGAGTCAACAACGATTTCTGCTCTCCCCAGATCATTTtttctctccctttaacaaaaatcttgaTCCTAAAACCCTACTCCATGCTTTTTCACTTGCTAGAATGCAATAAAAAACCCTTGTAATACAACAGCAAACACTTAAACCTACACCAAAAGTTTTCTCTAGCTTATTCCCCACTACTAGACCTTTTCCACCTGCCACTTTTCCCCCTAAACCTCCTATTGTACCATCCACTTCATCTACTCAATCTACTACACCAAAAGTTAATCCAACCTTGCCACTAAAGAGATTAACTCCTGAACAAGTGCAAGCCAGGAAGGCACAAGGATTATGCTTCAACTGTGATGAAGCTTACAAGAGAGGACATATTCGTAAAAAAACAGTATTTATGTGTCATTATAAGGGAGGAAGCTGAGGAGATTTTTGACCAAGGTGGTGAAACTCCAAATGATACTGATGAGGATCCTCTCTTAGAAAGTGATATGGAGATATCATTGCATGCTTTAACTGGTACTATCTCTAGTGACACTATCAGAATTCCCGGCATTTTAAAGAAACAAGCTATTTCAATTCTTATTGACACTGGTAGCACCCGTAGTTTTATTGATTCTTCCTTGGCTACCAGTTTATCTTGTCCAATTGCCCAAACTGCTATCCTATTAGTCACAATAGAAAATGGTGAAAAAAATGTGAGTTCTGGTCTTTGCTCTCAATTAGAATGGTTTATGCAAGGTCACAAATTCTGTGGAGATTTGAGGTTACTTCACCTTGGTGGGTGTGACATAGTTTTGGGAGCTGATTGGCTCAAAAATCCGGGTGATGTTCTTTTAAACCAATCCAAGCTATGCATTACCTTCAAACATAAAGGTAAGAAAATTACTTTAACTGGTGTTCAACAAAATTCTTCTCTCAACATGCTTTCTGGTTCTgcaattaagaaaattatttcaAAAACATTCTCATGACATTGTTGGACAATTATTCTCCATATCCCCCTCATCCGTACAACCCACCACTCCATCCCAGATTACCAATTCACTTCATCAATTTCCTGATGTTTTTACTGAGCCAAAAACTCTACCACATACAAGAACTTTGGATCATAAAATtcctctgttgatggtggtttttagttcaggggttaaaattgtaaaccctgTGTTTAATAtgccgtcattctgcaaagaaacggagccttgtaaaagtgatgagtgtccaacctcttcactggcgcctttattgagaaactcaatattttctcatgaaatttatccataatggtgcatgtagcaacaatcccacatattcggtaaattttggcaccttgcctgtattattcagttaatataagtttccttgaatgctttatgtgctatgttccccggctgaacctttaatgttgatatggcatgacaatttaagTTCACTCGCATCAGAATAGcatgaatttccaagtatcaaggttaaggtccttgcataaaagtactcagtcGGAAAAACTGAAGACatcaaactgggggatactcatcaaggtattggtctggcggtttacaacgtgcggcgtgcaacacgcccattataagaaagtgtcagaaagcagggcagttagtggcggtaagaagtagggggtgtaaactaaccagtttactccatggtgggaacgtggtctctggcatttataCATAATCCCgcttctccattactcaatcactcccacttttttacgagatcagggtgcgttcaatatgacttgtataaataggttttacctattttcgaccaaacaacaagttttgggggagaacaacaacacagtatccagaaaaaatacaaaagaactgatagctttcattccgcaagccagttccaaattctgatacaagtcataaaatagccacaccttcagaattaaccattctggtctcaacaccttctttgcttccctccctaagaccaacccttctcattcactttgtgactgaagcaagactggaacgaccatttcttggtttaggccaggattgtacagattgatctctcgaatataaagtactcccgtgcagtgcattcgttttaggtttagatttgtttctcatccacatacccaaatttaccaaaaccagcagaaacgtttttacccataaacatccTCTCAAACCAAATTCTGAACCAGTCAATCTCAGGCCTTATAGATGTCCTTATGTCCAAAAATCAGCGGTTGAACACTTGGTCAGAGAAATACTCAACTCAGGCATCATCCAACCAAGCCACATTCCTTTTGCTTCTCCCATATTGCTTGTCAAAAAGAAGGACAGttcttggagattttgtgtggatTAAAGAAAGTTAAACAACCTAACTATTGAGGATACATTTCCAATACCTATCATTGATGAACTTTTGGATGAATTACATGGCTCCAAATTTTTTACTAAGATTGATCTTAAGTCTGGCTACCATCAGATCAGAGTTTCTCCTTCATATATCCACAAGACTTCGTTTAGAACTCACCATGGTCATTTTGAGTTCAAGGTTATGCCATTTGGCCTTACCAATGCCCCATCCACTTTTGAAGCTCTCATGAATGACATTTTCAAAGACCATCTCAGGAAGTTCATTTTtgtcttctttgatgacattttgGTCTACAGTCATTCCTTGGATGATCACTTGCTTCACCTACAAACTACATTGGAGCTCCTTAGAAGCCACCAACTGAAAACAAATTTATCAAAATGCTCATTTGGCCAATCTGAGATTGAGTATCTGGGATACATCATTACTGGCAGTGGAGTTATGGCTGACCCTGCAAAAATATCTGTCATGGTGGAATGGCCTACACCAACTAACATCAAGGCTTTGAGGGGATTTTTGGGACTCACGGGATATTATAGGAAATTTTTAAAGGACTATGGAACTATCAGCAGACCCCTTACTGATCTTTTGAAAAAAGATGCTTTCAAGTGGTCTCCTGAAGCAAATTCAGCTTTCATTAAACTCAAGCAGGCAATGTCCACCACACATGTTCTGGATTTACCTGATTTCAGTAAGCAATTCATACTTGAAGCTGATGCCTGTGACTTGGGAACTGGAGTTGTCCTTATGCAAGAGGGCATAGCTATTGCTTTTCACAACAAACCACTTGGACCAAGAGTTGTTGCCTTGTCCACTTATGAGAAAGAACTTCTAGCAAATGTGCAGGCAGTCCACTAGGTGGAGACATTACTTATAAGGCCAACATTTCATTATCAGGACTGATCACCAGAGCATCAACTACTTCTTGGAGCAGAAAATTTCTACAGTCTTGCAGCAAAAATGTCTTATGAAGCTCTTAGGTTTTGATTATGAAATACAGTACAAGAAGCGATCATACAACGTAGTGGTTGATGCGCTATCTAGAAGAGCTCATTTACATGCCACATGCTCAACATTGTCCCTATCTCAGCCAGCTTGGGCACATGAACTTATTGCTAGCTATACTGATGATCCTCAAGCTCAACATATTATTGCTCATCTCACAATTACCCCTGAACATGCCCCAAATTATACTTACACCAATGGGGTTTTGAGATACAAAAATAGACTATATGTGGGCAGCTCTTCCACAACAAAGTCCAAAATTTTGAACTCAATTCATTCTTCAGTTGTGGGGGCCATTCAGGTATGCAGACTACTTACCTTAGAGCCAAATCTTACTTCTTTTGGCCTGCTATGAAAAAAGACATTCTCTTGTATGTTTCCACTTGTGATGTGTGTCAGAGACATAAAGGGGGACACACATTTCCTGCTGGTCTCCTGCAACCATTACCCATACCTGAACATGCTTGGCAACACATATCAATGGACTTCATTGATGAGAGGAAATCTGTTATTTTGGTGGGGGTTGACAGATTGACAAAGTATAGCCACTTCATTAGCTTACATCATCCTTTCACTGCTTCTTCTGTTGCAAGGGAGTTCATTACTCATATTTTCAAGCTTCATGGTCTTCCATCTTCTATTGTGTCTGACAGAGACAAAATCTTCACCAGTAACTTTTGGCAAGACTTATTTAAAGCTCTGGGCACTCGGATAAAACTCAGTACAACCTACCATCCACAGACTGATGGTCAAACTGAGAGAGTAAACTCTTCTCTTGAGAGTTACTTGATATGCATGTGTAGTCATCAACCTAAGAAATGGAATTTATGGCTTCCActtgcagaatggtggtataacactaATTACCACACAAGCTTGAAGATGAGCCCATATTAGGATTTGTATGACTATCTCCCACCACACTTGGCTTTTCCTTCAACTGCCACCACTTCTGTTACTGAGGTGGAGTCATACTTAAAATAGAGGGATGCTATGCTTGACTTACTCAAAGAAGCTATACATAAAtctcaagagaggatgaaattctTTGCTGATAAAAAGAGGTATGACAGAGTGTT
This DNA window, taken from Papaver somniferum cultivar HN1 chromosome 3, ASM357369v1, whole genome shotgun sequence, encodes the following:
- the LOC113360349 gene encoding uncharacterized protein LOC113360349 produces the protein MPFGLTNAPSTFEALMNDIFKDHLRKFIFVFFDDILVYSHSLDDHLLHLQTTLELLRSHQLKTNLSKCSFGQSEIEYLGYIITGSGVMADPAKISVMVEWPTPTNIKALRGFLGLTGYYRKFLKDYGTISRPLTDLLKKDAFKWSPEANSAFIKLKQAMSTTHVLDLPDFSKQFILEADACDLGTGVVLMQEGIAIAFHNKPLGPRVVALSTYEKELLANVQYKKRSYNVVVDALSRRAHLHATCSTLSLSQPAWAHELIASYTDDPQAQHIIAHLTITPEHAPNYTYTNGVLRYKNRLYVGSSSTTKSKILNSIHSSVVGAIQRHKGGHTFPAGLLQPLPIPEHAWQHISMDFIDERKSVILVGVDRLTKYSHFISLHHPFTASSVAREFITHIFKLHGLPSSIVSDRDKIFTSNFWQDLFKALGTRIKLSTTYHPQTDGQTERRDAMLDLLKEAIHKSQERMKFFADKKRYDRVFSVGDKVYLKLQSYKQSFVALMRNLKLAAKYYSPFTIIQQIGHVSYKLQLPAKSRIHNVFHVSHLKQHIGVTHIPSPTLHVLDSDGQYLVIHVAALSSRTIFRDGISVPQLLI